Proteins from a single region of Segatella copri:
- a CDS encoding Fic family protein yields MAFEKEIKEYEDLRGKYQTLIINKMDREEYIKYNEVLFSTHSCAIEGNSFSVDDTRELKEKGLGMIPAGKTLFEAFEMLDHFEAFEYMMQNTQHPLDENLLKEINRRVTSHTLSYRSPEAIPGEYTTTDMAAGDTVFGDHEELIARVPKLLESTEKAIVSAAVHPMILAARFHGFYEYLHPFRDGNGRTGRLISNYILLRLNHPLLIIPSEARQEYISALRMIRTEATDKHLIRFFFKMAIQRMEEELKQKEANTKRFMTFLF; encoded by the coding sequence ATGGCATTCGAAAAGGAAATCAAGGAATACGAGGATTTGAGAGGAAAATATCAAACCCTTATCATCAATAAAATGGATAGAGAAGAGTACATCAAATATAATGAAGTACTCTTCTCTACACACTCGTGCGCCATTGAAGGCAACTCATTCTCCGTAGATGACACCCGGGAACTGAAGGAGAAAGGATTAGGGATGATTCCTGCCGGAAAGACTCTTTTCGAGGCTTTCGAAATGCTCGACCATTTCGAAGCCTTCGAGTACATGATGCAAAACACGCAACATCCACTCGACGAGAATCTTCTGAAAGAAATCAACAGACGGGTTACCAGCCATACGCTTTCCTACCGTTCCCCAGAAGCTATTCCGGGCGAATACACCACCACAGACATGGCAGCAGGCGATACGGTATTTGGCGACCACGAAGAACTCATCGCCAGAGTTCCCAAGCTGTTGGAATCTACCGAAAAAGCCATCGTTTCAGCAGCCGTTCATCCCATGATTCTTGCCGCCCGTTTTCATGGCTTCTACGAATATCTTCATCCCTTCCGTGATGGGAATGGAAGAACAGGACGTCTCATCAGCAACTACATTCTCTTAAGATTGAATCATCCTCTCCTTATCATCCCATCCGAAGCCCGACAGGAATACATTTCTGCCCTCCGTATGATTCGTACGGAAGCAACCGACAAGCACCTCATCCGCTTCTTCTTCAAGATGGCAATACAGAGAATGGAAGAAGAGCTGAAGCAGAAAGAGGCTAACACCAAGCGATTTATGACTTTTCTCTTCTAA
- a CDS encoding DUF6175 family protein, with translation MKIRKMLMIALLFFSSVAVFGQAKKPTLMVMPSDAWCNEHGYMQTYDNQGTQEKVPDYKAAVSTDKQLNAVISKINNLMADRGFPLKDLQQTLKTLNNDAAEDALLTSKAGNSVAESPLDRLRRRAKPDIIMEIDWTENKMGPKSSITYNLRALDAYSDKQVAGAEGTGKGSFSAELPVLLEEAVQDHMDEFCERLQSHFEDMMQNGREISLVMKVFDNGSGLDFEKEYGDYELNEVIDNWLSDNCVNHRFNKSDGTETTLIYDQVRIPLYKENGQAMDTYSFARNMARFFKAAPYNIPIKTVNKGLGKCELIFGEK, from the coding sequence ATGAAGATAAGAAAAATGCTGATGATAGCCCTGCTGTTTTTTTCTTCTGTTGCTGTTTTTGGACAGGCGAAGAAACCTACCCTCATGGTAATGCCAAGTGATGCATGGTGTAACGAGCATGGGTATATGCAGACTTATGACAACCAGGGAACTCAGGAAAAAGTACCAGATTATAAGGCTGCTGTTTCTACGGATAAACAGTTGAATGCTGTTATTTCGAAAATCAACAATCTGATGGCTGATAGGGGATTTCCATTGAAAGATTTGCAGCAAACTTTGAAAACCCTCAATAATGATGCTGCTGAGGATGCGCTCTTGACCAGCAAGGCTGGAAATTCTGTGGCAGAGAGCCCTTTGGATAGGTTGCGCCGTCGTGCCAAACCGGACATCATCATGGAAATAGATTGGACGGAGAATAAGATGGGACCAAAAAGTTCTATTACATATAATCTTCGTGCCTTGGATGCTTATTCTGACAAACAAGTTGCTGGTGCTGAGGGTACGGGCAAGGGATCTTTTTCTGCCGAACTTCCAGTCTTACTAGAAGAGGCAGTACAAGATCACATGGATGAATTTTGCGAGCGTTTGCAATCTCATTTTGAGGATATGATGCAGAATGGTAGAGAAATATCTCTTGTAATGAAAGTATTTGATAATGGCTCCGGCTTGGATTTCGAGAAAGAATATGGTGACTATGAACTCAATGAAGTTATCGATAATTGGCTTAGCGACAATTGTGTGAATCATCGTTTCAATAAGTCCGACGGAACAGAAACTACGCTTATTTACGACCAGGTGAGAATACCTTTGTATAAGGAGAATGGACAAGCTATGGATACCTATTCGTTTGCTCGCAATATGGCCCGTTTTTTCAAGGCTGCTCCTTATAATATTCCAATCAAGACCGTAAATAAGGGCCTTGGTAAGTGTGAGTTGATATTTGGTGAAAAATAA
- a CDS encoding ATP-binding protein, which yields MLRWKEERQGETALLIEGAKRIGKSTIVEEFAKNEYSSYILVDFSKTATEINDLFNDLSDLNYIFLRLQLNYNVSLKERKSLIIFDEVQNNPKARQAIKHLVKDHRYDYIETGSLISIRKNVQNIIIPSEETRISMHPMDFEEFRWAMGDNVTFTLLKTVLEQKQPLGEAIHRKMMRDFRLYMLVGGMPQAVDKYIKTNDLSEVDTVKRDIIALYEEDLRKIDTSGKATAMFDAIPSQLSKNASRYTISTVIPGEKQDRIIDIVQLMEESRVANIAYHSNDPNVDLALTKDLQRYKMYTSDTGLFVTLAYKSKKFTDNIIYNKLLSDKLDTNLGYIYENVVAQMLRTSGKDLYYHTIPKHDGKGYYEIDFLQADGSKISPIEVKSSGYKSHASLDQFSEKYSSRTGHKYLVYTKDLKKDGNVLCLPIYMVPLLP from the coding sequence ATGCTCAGATGGAAAGAAGAGCGACAGGGAGAAACCGCCCTATTGATAGAAGGAGCGAAACGAATCGGCAAGTCTACCATCGTAGAAGAATTCGCAAAAAACGAATACTCTTCGTATATCTTGGTAGATTTCTCGAAGACAGCTACCGAAATCAACGACCTATTCAATGATCTTTCTGACCTTAACTACATATTTCTGCGTTTACAGCTTAACTACAACGTCAGTTTGAAGGAGCGCAAATCCCTCATCATCTTTGATGAAGTGCAAAATAATCCTAAGGCACGACAAGCCATCAAGCATCTAGTAAAAGACCATCGATACGACTATATAGAAACTGGCTCACTTATCTCCATCCGCAAGAATGTACAAAACATCATCATTCCTAGCGAGGAGACACGAATCAGTATGCACCCCATGGACTTCGAAGAGTTCAGATGGGCTATGGGCGACAACGTCACATTTACTCTGCTAAAAACAGTTCTTGAGCAAAAACAACCTCTCGGCGAAGCAATCCACCGTAAAATGATGAGAGACTTCAGACTATACATGCTGGTCGGTGGAATGCCACAAGCCGTAGACAAATACATCAAAACCAACGACCTTAGCGAAGTAGACACCGTGAAGCGGGACATCATCGCCCTTTACGAAGAAGACCTCAGAAAAATAGATACGTCGGGCAAAGCAACCGCTATGTTCGACGCCATACCTTCACAACTGAGCAAGAATGCCTCACGATATACTATCTCGACTGTCATCCCTGGAGAAAAGCAAGACAGGATAATCGACATTGTCCAACTGATGGAAGAATCCAGAGTGGCAAACATAGCCTACCACTCCAACGACCCCAATGTTGACTTAGCCCTTACAAAAGATTTGCAACGATATAAGATGTATACTTCAGATACGGGACTCTTCGTCACATTGGCTTATAAGTCTAAGAAATTTACAGACAATATCATCTACAACAAATTGCTGAGCGACAAATTAGACACCAATCTAGGGTACATCTATGAGAATGTAGTGGCTCAAATGCTCAGAACTTCCGGCAAAGACTTGTATTACCATACCATACCCAAGCATGACGGCAAAGGATATTACGAAATCGATTTTTTGCAGGCAGATGGGAGCAAGATAAGTCCTATAGAAGTAAAGTCTTCTGGCTATAAGTCTCATGCGTCACTCGATCAGTTTTCCGAGAAATACAGTTCTAGAACAGGGCACAAATACTTAGTTTACACCAAGGACTTGAAAAAAGATGGCAATGTGCTCTGCCTACCTATATATATGGTACCTTTACTCCCATAA